In a single window of the Candidatus Cloacimonadaceae bacterium genome:
- the ispE gene encoding 4-(cytidine 5'-diphospho)-2-C-methyl-D-erythritol kinase has translation MQAVSYAKINLHLEILGKLPGDYHQVDTVICCIDLYDSIKYVLTKKQGIKLWSNLPELADKNNLMFKVASYIQGKYQPLCGIEMRLEKRIPVSAGLGGGSSNAANVIMALNNLWNLNLSEPEKHEIAAIFGSDINFFLQGGTARCTNRGEIIRQCEDIVIDHILLVNPAIAISARETYQKAQIPVASQIQRFDPLLGVSGWFNRLESGIRKDYPVIDGIIDDMQSYAARIAMMSGSGSTCFGIFAGKDAMRECLEHFARQGFWTKVTRTIRKEEYQQCIQN, from the coding sequence ATGCAGGCCGTTTCTTACGCAAAGATAAATCTGCATCTTGAAATTCTGGGCAAGCTGCCCGGTGATTATCATCAGGTCGATACTGTGATATGCTGTATCGACCTGTATGATTCTATCAAATATGTTTTGACAAAAAAACAGGGTATTAAATTGTGGTCTAACTTGCCTGAATTGGCGGATAAAAACAACCTGATGTTCAAAGTTGCATCCTATATTCAAGGTAAGTACCAGCCCCTTTGTGGGATAGAAATGCGGCTCGAAAAACGCATCCCTGTCTCCGCTGGACTGGGAGGCGGCAGCAGTAATGCCGCCAATGTGATCATGGCTCTGAACAACCTGTGGAATCTGAACCTGAGCGAACCCGAAAAACATGAGATCGCGGCGATTTTTGGCAGCGATATCAATTTCTTCCTGCAAGGCGGAACAGCCCGGTGCACCAATCGTGGTGAGATTATCAGGCAGTGTGAAGACATCGTGATCGATCACATCCTGCTGGTCAATCCAGCGATCGCGATATCCGCAAGGGAAACGTATCAGAAGGCTCAAATACCAGTAGCGAGTCAAATACAAAGATTTGATCCGCTGCTTGGCGTCTCCGGTTGGTTCAACCGCCTGGAAAGCGGGATCAGAAAGGATTACCCCGTGATCGACGGGATCATAGATGATATGCAAAGCTATGCTGCTCGGATAGCGATGATGAGCGGTAGCGGCAGCACATGTTTCGGCATCTTTGCCGGCAAGGATGCAATGCGCGAATGTCTGGAACACTTTGCCCGGCAAGGTTTCTGGACGAAAGTAACAAGAACGATTAGGAAAGAAGAGTATCAGCAATGTATTCAAAACTAA
- a CDS encoding ribose-phosphate pyrophosphokinase produces MYSKLKLITGNANRPLAEEVARYAGIPLADIDLFKFSNDESFVKINDNVRGADVFVIQSTCRPVNDNLMDLLIIIDALKRASAQRINCVIPYYGYARSDKKDQPRVPITAKLVADLITVAGADRVITVDLHADQIQGFFNIPVDHLFSIPTFARYFASMDINDIVVVSPDSGGAIRARALAKRLDCGLAIGDKRRSGNNDQTELFNIIGDVTGKTAILFDDIIDTGGSLIKVANALKEQGAGNIFAACTHGVLSGSAVSNLQDSPIEKLFITNTIPLSEEQQKCGKIIQLSIAEMLAIAIKKVHIEESLSILFR; encoded by the coding sequence ATGTATTCAAAACTAAAGCTAATTACGGGAAACGCGAACCGGCCGCTGGCAGAAGAAGTTGCCAGATACGCCGGCATACCTTTGGCGGATATTGATCTGTTCAAGTTTTCCAACGACGAGTCCTTTGTGAAGATCAACGACAATGTTCGCGGCGCGGATGTTTTCGTGATCCAATCCACTTGTCGCCCCGTAAACGACAACTTGATGGACTTGTTGATCATTATCGACGCCTTGAAACGCGCATCCGCGCAGCGGATCAATTGCGTGATCCCCTATTATGGTTATGCCAGATCGGACAAAAAGGATCAACCCCGCGTTCCAATCACCGCCAAGCTCGTAGCAGATTTGATCACCGTTGCCGGTGCAGATCGGGTCATCACGGTTGATTTGCATGCTGATCAGATTCAGGGTTTTTTTAATATCCCGGTCGATCATCTCTTTTCGATCCCCACCTTCGCTCGCTATTTCGCCAGTATGGATATCAATGACATCGTGGTCGTATCACCGGATTCCGGAGGAGCGATCCGTGCCAGAGCTTTGGCAAAACGTCTGGATTGCGGACTCGCCATCGGAGACAAACGCCGTAGCGGAAACAACGATCAAACGGAACTGTTCAACATTATTGGCGATGTTACGGGAAAAACCGCCATCCTTTTTGATGACATCATCGATACCGGAGGCAGCCTGATCAAGGTCGCCAACGCTCTCAAAGAGCAGGGCGCCGGCAATATCTTCGCAGCTTGCACCCACGGCGTGCTATCCGGTTCCGCGGTGAGCAATTTGCAAGATTCGCCCATCGAAAAGCTCTTCATCACAAATACCATCCCGCTCTCCGAAGAACAACAAAAATGCGGAAAGATCATACAGCTTTCGATCGCCGAGATGCTTGCCATTGCGATCAAGAAAGTCCACATAGAAGAATCACTAAGTATATTATTCAGATAG
- a CDS encoding 50S ribosomal protein L25 gives MIFTLDAEKRTMGKKSELSALRASGLIPAVLYGAETESTPISVNKNEFTKYFKKSFTELAFWEIILEGKTYHTILKDKLVHPVRRDVMHIDFMVVGAKAEMEFDIPIHFDGEAIGTREGGFVDMIQRTVKLSCIASNLPGELRLDITDLKVGESKHVRDLPMGKWTYKDHADNTLVVIHPKRTEAPTTATAVEKPEAPEAK, from the coding sequence ATGATATTTACTCTCGATGCTGAAAAAAGAACCATGGGAAAGAAATCGGAACTCTCCGCCTTGCGCGCCTCGGGCTTGATCCCCGCAGTGTTATATGGTGCAGAAACCGAATCCACACCCATCTCCGTGAACAAAAACGAGTTCACCAAATACTTCAAGAAGAGCTTCACTGAGCTTGCTTTCTGGGAAATCATCCTCGAAGGCAAGACCTATCACACCATCCTCAAAGACAAGCTGGTGCACCCCGTGAGACGCGATGTCATGCACATCGATTTCATGGTCGTAGGCGCCAAAGCCGAGATGGAATTTGATATCCCCATCCATTTTGACGGCGAAGCCATCGGCACCAGAGAAGGCGGATTCGTGGACATGATCCAAAGAACCGTGAAATTATCCTGCATTGCCAGCAATCTCCCGGGAGAGCTCAGGCTCGATATCACCGATTTGAAAGTCGGCGAGTCGAAACATGTCCGAGACCTACCGATGGGAAAATGGACATATAAGGATCACGCCGATAACACTTTGGTCGTTATCCATCCGAAACGTACCGAAGCCCCGACCACTGCCACAGCGGTGGAAAAACCCGAAGCTCCGGAAGCAAAATAA
- the rpsF gene encoding 30S ribosomal protein S6: MTKDYELMVIISPKLNSEEADATNESILNLVRENAGEIIKTDPWGRRILAYPIEKMQEGYYYVNYFKLETTAVKGLKRLMNINEKVLRHMFIARGE; encoded by the coding sequence ATGACCAAGGATTATGAACTGATGGTGATCATATCGCCTAAGCTCAATTCTGAAGAGGCGGATGCCACCAACGAAAGCATCCTCAACCTCGTTAGAGAAAACGCCGGGGAGATCATCAAGACCGATCCCTGGGGACGTAGAATTCTTGCCTATCCCATCGAAAAGATGCAGGAAGGCTATTACTATGTAAACTATTTCAAGCTCGAAACCACTGCCGTCAAGGGCTTGAAGCGTCTCATGAACATCAACGAAAAAGTTCTGAGACACATGTTTATCGCCAGAGGCGAATAG
- a CDS encoding single-stranded DNA-binding protein — MADLKLPRLNKVFISGRITADIELKYTPKGTAVVRITVAMDKRWKDDTDTWQQAPIFVNVVVWHNAAELLAKQAHKGSAVLVEGRIETSSYVDNNNINRKVFEIIAENVQTLEWKPKTEGGQDDESVPLPEEHSAPATPGTTDDVPF; from the coding sequence ATGGCTGATCTTAAATTACCGAGACTGAACAAGGTCTTCATCAGCGGCAGAATCACTGCCGACATCGAGCTGAAATACACCCCCAAGGGCACCGCCGTCGTCCGCATCACCGTTGCTATGGACAAGCGCTGGAAAGATGACACCGATACTTGGCAGCAAGCCCCCATCTTTGTGAATGTGGTCGTCTGGCATAACGCCGCGGAATTGCTTGCCAAGCAAGCGCATAAAGGTTCTGCCGTCCTCGTCGAAGGCCGCATCGAAACCAGCAGCTACGTCGATAACAACAATATCAACCGCAAAGTCTTCGAAATCATCGCCGAAAACGTCCAGACCCTGGAATGGAAACCAAAAACCGAAGGCGGACAGGACGATGAAAGCGTTCCCCTTCCCGAAGAACACAGCGCTCCGGCAACTCCCGGCACTACCGACGACGTGCCATTCTAA
- the pth gene encoding aminoacyl-tRNA hydrolase translates to MKLIIGLGNIGEKYYATRHNVGFLCLDEWARLRKKSFSAELEYDFIKLEKAVLIKPKTFMNLSGKALQAARERWKIDQVLVIYDDIELPLADLRIRNGGGDGGHNGMKSLGEILPYDELKRIRFGIGRDAELCPADFVLQDFNEDELIALKPMITRAGKFIDTYIKYDFSTMLDEYSKWKKSYSGVKSTGIISPKEEQNDQGL, encoded by the coding sequence ATGAAACTCATCATCGGGCTGGGAAACATTGGCGAGAAATACTACGCTACGCGTCACAACGTGGGTTTCCTCTGTCTGGACGAATGGGCTCGCTTGCGCAAAAAGAGCTTTTCTGCAGAGCTGGAATATGACTTCATCAAGCTGGAGAAAGCGGTTTTGATCAAGCCCAAGACCTTTATGAACCTCTCCGGCAAGGCGCTCCAAGCCGCCCGCGAACGTTGGAAGATCGATCAGGTGCTCGTGATCTATGACGATATCGAGCTGCCGCTTGCCGATCTGCGTATTCGCAACGGAGGCGGAGACGGCGGCCACAACGGGATGAAGTCTCTGGGAGAAATCCTCCCCTATGACGAGCTGAAACGCATCCGTTTCGGCATTGGCAGGGACGCGGAACTGTGTCCTGCTGATTTTGTCCTGCAAGACTTCAACGAAGATGAATTGATCGCGCTGAAGCCCATGATCACCCGCGCGGGAAAGTTTATCGACACCTATATCAAATATGATTTCAGCACGATGCTGGATGAATATAGCAAATGGAAAAAATCCTATTCCGGGGTAAAATCCACCGGAATCATTAGTCCAAAGGAGGAACAAAATGACCAAGGATTATGA